In the genome of Cryptomeria japonica chromosome 8, Sugi_1.0, whole genome shotgun sequence, one region contains:
- the LOC131079624 gene encoding uncharacterized protein LOC131079624 gives MNFTPKCFKFRLLTHLSNPLVCFELPKGLVFESLKMATQIQIGGGGQGDSVAAQKSEATKKFKKIKKLKMILITASTAAVLGFLLFETVKPPPLRFLWIICGSSRSMFILLNFIILVLNINSGMLTAQNQSFDIYAEYFKKSAENRAKYELFTDYTGQRGDGAARKYERSRSEKIKAASVRKFKRSDSAISRTCQDRLQSPSTGIVSDEELNKRVEDFIANFNRQLRLQREQSLSS, from the coding sequence atgaatttCACGCCAAAGTGTTTTAAATTTCGATTACTCACCCATCTGTCGAATCCATTAGTCTGCTTTGAACTTCCAAAAGGTCTCGTGTTCGAGTCTCTGAAAATGGCCACGCAAATCCAGATTGGCGGTGGAGGACAAGGTGATTCAGTGGCTGCACAGAAATCGGAGGCCacgaagaaattcaagaaaataaagAAGTTGAAGATGATTTTAATCACCGCCAGCACAGCAGCGGTTTTAGGATTTCTGCTGTTTGAGACGGTAAAACCGCCGCCTTTGCGCTTCCTGTGGATCATTTGCGGCAGCTCCCGCTCCATGTTCATTCTTTTAAACTTCATTATTCTTGTTCTGAACATCAATTCTGGAATGCTAACTGCTCAAAATCAAAGCTTCGATATATACGCAGAGTATTTCAAGAAAAGCGCGGAGAACAGGGCAAAGTATGAGCTTTTCACGGATTACACCGGCCAGAGAGGTGACGGTGCCGCCAGGAAGTATGAGCGCAGCAGGTCGGAGAAGATAAAGGCGGCGAGCGTGAGGAAATTTAAACGCTCGGATTCCGCCATTAGCCGTACATGTCAAGACCGGCTTCAATCTCCTTCGACTGGAATTGTCTCTGATGAAGAACTGAACAAGCGTGTGGAGGATTTTATTGCTAATTTTAACAGGCAGCTGCGCCTCCAGAGGGAACAATCTTTGTCCAGTTGA